One genomic segment of Mytilus trossulus isolate FHL-02 chromosome 4, PNRI_Mtr1.1.1.hap1, whole genome shotgun sequence includes these proteins:
- the LOC134714833 gene encoding heat shock 70 kDa protein 12A-like, with protein sequence MSDHLLVAAIDFGTTYSGYAFSTIANFKLDPLKIHANQAWNAGGRQLLSLKTPTCLLLNEKKELASFGFEAENEYAELVLDEKHHDHYYFTRFKMKLYQTKDLSEDMKLEDVAGKSLMAIDVFGQSIKALKDHLLKLLITEGTGVQPHEIKWVLTVPAIWPDSAKQFMRKSAEKAGIDHKKLCIALEPEAASIHCQYLPTEKLKGATDGFTVRETGQKYMVIDLGGGTADITVHQKLEGGHLKELCHASGGDCGGTSVDNAFVQMIVKILGAPLINLLKQEDPSAYLDLLREFETVKRKIESTTSGKVNFTVPCATINTLCEKHQNESFKSMIEASPFANQIALRGDKLRVDADIMKNLFSLTVNNIIKLVKDVLRNPVVSDVQLLLLVGGFSECPLIQSAMKKVFSHKRIVIPEEAGLSVLKGAVLFGHKPDYIASRVMRFSYGTDVSVSFDPNVHEISRKIIRHGEQRCDDTFSMIIEKDQSVPVGTKITRGFTTANPYQAKMGMRIFASTQKNPSYVDEENCHFIGDATIDIPCPTEQKRSVEVNYIFGNTEISMIAKEELHGSTCNASFNLI encoded by the exons ATGTCTGACCATCTACTAGTAGCAGCTATAGACTTTGGTACGACATATTCTGGATATGCCTTTTCAACAATAGCTAACTTTAAACTTGATCCACTGAAGATACATGCTAATCAGGCTTGGAATGCTGGAGGAAGACAACTCCTTTCCCTTAAAACACCAACATGTCTACTCCTAAACGAGAAAAAAGAACTGGCTTCCTTTGGATTTGAAGCAGAGAACGAGTATGCAGAACTGGTACTAGACGAGAAACACCACGATCACTATTACTTCACaagatttaaaatgaaattatatcagactaag GATTTAAGTGAAGATATGAAACTTGAAGACGTAGCTGGTAAAAGTTTAATGGCTATAGATGTGTTTGGTCAATCTATCAAAGCACTAAAAGACCATTTGTTGAAATTGTTGATTACTGAGGGGACTGGTGTTCAACCACATGAGATTAAGTGGGTACTAACAGTTCCAGCTATTTGGCCTGATAGCGCTAAGCAATTCATGAGAAAAAGCGCTGAAAAG GCAGGCATCGACCATAAAAAGCTTTGCATTGCCCTTGAGCCAGAGGCTGCCTCTATACATTGTCAATACCTACCTACAGAGAAGCTGAAGGGTGCCACTGACGGATTTACTGTGAGAGAAACAGGACAAAAGTATATGGTTATTGACTTGGGAG GTGGCACTGCAGATATAACAGTACACCAAAAACTAGAAGGAGGTCATCTAAAAGAGCTGTGTCATGCCAGTGGTGGTGACTGTGGTGGAACATCTGTTGATAATGCATTCGTTCAGATGATAGTCAAAATTCTAGGTGCACCTTTAATCAACCTTCTGAAACAAGAGGATCCATCTGCCTATTTAGATTTGCTTCGAGAGTTCGAAACTGTAAAGCGCAAAATAGAATCAACCACATCTGGAAAGGTAAACTTCACCGTTCCCTGCGCAACCATCAATACTCTTTgcgaaaaacatcaaaatgaaagttttaaatcaATGATAGAGGCATCGCCCTTTGCCAACCAAATTGCACTCAGAGGAGACAAACTAAGAGTAGATGCCGATATTatgaaaaatttgttttcacTGACTGTAAACAACATAATCAAATTAGTCAAAGATGTCCTGCGAAATCCTGTAGTCAGTGATGTTCAACTTCTACTGTTGGTTGGAGGATTCTCCGAATGCCCTCTTATACAATCCGCcatgaaaaaagtattttcccACAAGCGCATTGTAATACCAGAGGAAGCTGGATTATCTGTATTGAAAGGGGCAGTTCTGTTTGGGCACAAACCTGATTATATTGCTTCGCGTGTCATGCGATTTTCCTATGGGACGGATGTATCAGTATCGTTTGATCCGAACGTCCATGAAATTTCCAGGAAAATAATAAGACACGGAGAGCAGCGTTGTGACGACACGTTTTCTATGATAATAGAAAAAGACCAGTCTGTTCCAGTTGGAACCAAGATCACACGAGGCTTTACAACTGCAAATCCATATCAAGCTAAAATGGGAATGAGAATTTTTGCATCTACCCAAAAAAATCCCTCATACGTTGATGAAGAGAATTGCCATTTCATTGGGGATGCTACTATTGACATTCCATGTCCAACCGAACAGAAGCGATCAGTTGAGGTGAACTATATTTTCGGAAATACTGAAATTAGCATGATAGCTAAAGAAGAACTGCATGGGTCTACATGCAATGCAAGTTTCAATCTGATTTGA